From a single Bacillus sp. NEB1478 genomic region:
- a CDS encoding OmpL47-type beta-barrel domain-containing protein: MKIRKKWLGITLTGVLLSNTLVPFAKLPSVHAEAASHVVISEVYGGGGNNGAVYKNDFIELYNPTDAEVDLNGWSVQYDSATASTTGNYLVTTLTGIIKPHSYYLIQEKNGTGGTVDLPTPEAVGTIALSGTAGKVALVNSTTALPKTAKSNDTSIVDYVGFGTTASAFEGTAPTVAPTNTESVVRKANDGSDPAQDGSKGNGWDTNDNAADFLKAVANPLNSSNQPSTPTDPGEQLPPLTGTAKISAVREMDANGKPKRLGQTATIEAVVTVDDKIVDSKNSSFYVQDDTGGINVFGGTTPDVVKGDKLKITGTIDFYNGLTELKPTSIEKIGTEEVPAPTAMTIVDLNDGNKAELQEGKLVAVKGKVTNIPAAPDTSGGTNVTITDEAGKTVTVRVLANTAIAAATDFKLNSSYEFTGLLSQYKSAAPYLSGYQILPRSTGDLKEFFPLSITHTPVTKVYTNADFTFTADVQGADSVTFYYKKTGESEYQSIVMTDQGNHEYTVTVAADQIPVGGFDYYIEAKNQTDTKKTETQTVSVVDDKEGPVFIGETPGKDSIVENYKPVISVQWNDPSEVDAAKGKVFLDEQEVTSQAVINDKQVVLTLTENLPVGLHTVKVSGADQLGNTSEFTWSFTVKAPFTGGPHLRGTTHNHTNISHDGTGSPEDALKAAIAHGYDWFAFSDHSHDIDPEKLGSDTVDHKGKPERTGGTEWQLTKDLAKQYSNDNFSVFPAFEMTSTTWGHSNVFGTENFIDRNLNTKMYQDLNSYYAWVLTYDDVAAQFNHPDMSANAFNNFMPYDKNVDKLFTMLEVGNGSGNYAYANADKKFYSALDLGWHVAPTFGEDNHDGTWGQTMKRTVIVTDNNSQASLLHAMKNRRVYMEEDPNFTLDVLANGKYMGSVVDGNTITFDIKGSDNVAESRSVKGFEFLPATYQSNDEIEKVELLTNGAKVVDSITPGTKDFTWNPEITVTGGQQWFVVKVTQKDGERIYSAPIWSQEKEVDVRVSGVNLTDGVAIVGNPANLSAGISNLGTKDLTNLTVKFYYDIEDEAHLIGSKAIPSIAAKSVQSASVTWQSPINGEHKIIAVVDTPTGDEPADNKEILDVNVKESLGKTVLIDAAHKNENTTTDTGTYKDNFKAFTKMVQQEGYTVAENKAPITAEVLANASILVITHPFTALTADEKTAVANYVKTGGSLFLTDKSNYNNNPAVNNDMLEQMGATVQINNDQINDDSKDGNFWTDQKYKFAVRLHPGLVKNNLTDRVSTVEYYSGTSLEKVGHQPLTDSDTVTILAKGNETTYQTSVTSGFNVYDIASDATGGSAIPAIAAETVGQGRIVVSGMNFVNDKQMDESYSPKGNNELGLNVINWLAQREMNRVTSIGDVRKMADGTPAVVEGTVTSAAGSFYDAFYVEDETGGIMAFNEVPDGSLKLGDKVRIYGHVKTFENNKELEFDNFAMDVIKIGEGTPLIPKTVTTMEASLEENQGLLIKINGRVVSKFDENSYIVNDGSGDILVFTDGYIVNQTGPVPALNTGDFLEAVGLSGKYAGGNRIRVRDTKEVTGTADLVKPVTEAATSLEQTDGPFTEPVTITFTASDDNSGVKSTQYRINEQEWIDYTAPFTLSEESVYKIEYRSTDFAGNMEDTKVLEFEIKSQVVPDTSAPVTTAVTSPELTDKPFTEPVLVTLSAEDDESGVQSTQYRINEKEWIDYTAPFTVSDVGSYKIEYRSTDFANNVEDSKVTEFEIKSPVVPDTTAPTTTVKLSPVQTDKLFTKPVTVTLAAQDDKSGVMSSEYRVNGQAWNTYNVPFTVNKSGIYKVEYRSTDQAGNKEVTKTIEFTIDMDAPVTSAKTSPVSEGNIFAKPITISLSAKDVLSGVKSTQYRIDGKEWKTYSTPFKLESGKYTVEYRSTDKAGNVESTKSLSVTVDSTAPVTTVKTSPEKSGNIFNQTVTVKLSATDKLSGVKSTQYRIDGKEWKTYTASFTLKTAGKYKIEYRSTDKAGNVESTKSLALTIDTKAAETTAKLSPVKKENIYTEQVTITLTAKDDLSGVNSIHYRINGQSWKTYSAAFKLKEIGEYKIEYSSTDKAGNIEKTKSFKLTIKESEEARKAREKKEKEALQKKSSKSQADLDEKLNNEKDAKKALEQINKDASAIKPDKNDKVSQDKVAVVLGKYQAVINEFNKAKKSQDSYDTVIEAYVRLYTNLSKDNVCRESLLDLVKYNIKTSKQMDEMIKKVKEKKVDVKELQKISDELKKKEKEKAKKK; the protein is encoded by the coding sequence ATGAAAATAAGGAAAAAATGGCTAGGGATCACCCTAACTGGAGTATTACTATCTAATACTTTAGTACCATTCGCGAAATTGCCTTCTGTTCATGCAGAAGCAGCTAGCCATGTGGTAATTAGTGAAGTTTATGGTGGAGGAGGAAACAACGGAGCAGTCTATAAAAATGATTTTATAGAACTCTATAATCCTACCGATGCTGAAGTAGATTTGAATGGATGGTCTGTGCAATACGATTCAGCAACAGCAAGTACAACAGGGAATTATTTAGTTACGACCCTCACAGGAATTATTAAACCTCATAGTTATTACTTAATTCAAGAAAAGAATGGAACTGGAGGAACTGTAGACCTTCCGACACCTGAGGCAGTAGGGACGATAGCTTTATCAGGAACAGCTGGTAAAGTAGCTCTTGTAAATAGTACAACAGCATTGCCAAAGACTGCTAAATCAAATGACACTTCAATTGTTGATTATGTTGGTTTTGGTACGACAGCGAGTGCATTTGAAGGTACAGCACCAACAGTTGCACCTACAAACACAGAAAGCGTCGTGCGAAAAGCTAACGACGGATCTGATCCTGCCCAAGACGGAAGCAAAGGAAATGGATGGGATACGAATGATAACGCTGCCGATTTTTTGAAAGCGGTTGCAAACCCGTTGAACTCATCTAATCAACCTTCGACACCAACAGATCCTGGTGAGCAGCTTCCTCCTTTAACTGGCACTGCAAAAATTAGTGCGGTTAGAGAGATGGACGCGAATGGAAAACCTAAACGACTTGGACAAACTGCTACGATTGAAGCAGTTGTAACTGTAGATGATAAAATCGTTGATTCAAAGAATAGCAGTTTTTACGTTCAAGATGATACGGGAGGAATCAATGTATTTGGCGGAACTACTCCTGATGTAGTTAAAGGAGACAAGCTGAAAATTACAGGAACGATTGATTTCTATAATGGATTAACGGAATTAAAGCCGACTTCGATCGAAAAAATCGGAACGGAAGAGGTGCCTGCTCCAACAGCTATGACTATTGTTGATCTTAACGATGGAAATAAAGCTGAATTACAGGAAGGTAAGCTGGTAGCCGTTAAAGGAAAAGTGACAAATATTCCAGCGGCACCGGATACTTCAGGCGGAACAAACGTTACCATTACGGATGAGGCAGGAAAAACAGTTACCGTTCGTGTGTTAGCGAATACTGCCATAGCTGCCGCAACAGACTTCAAGCTTAACAGCAGCTATGAATTTACGGGTCTGCTAAGTCAATACAAATCTGCAGCTCCTTATTTATCAGGCTATCAAATTTTGCCTAGAAGCACGGGAGATCTAAAAGAATTTTTCCCGCTTTCTATTACGCATACACCGGTAACAAAAGTGTACACAAACGCTGATTTTACTTTTACAGCTGATGTACAGGGAGCAGATTCTGTAACTTTTTATTATAAAAAGACAGGAGAAAGTGAGTATCAGTCCATTGTGATGACTGATCAAGGCAATCACGAATATACAGTCACTGTAGCTGCAGATCAAATTCCTGTAGGCGGTTTTGATTATTATATCGAAGCGAAAAATCAGACAGATACGAAAAAAACAGAAACGCAAACCGTATCTGTTGTGGATGATAAAGAAGGTCCCGTTTTCATTGGCGAAACACCAGGCAAGGATTCGATTGTAGAAAATTACAAGCCTGTGATTTCTGTGCAATGGAACGATCCAAGTGAAGTTGATGCAGCAAAAGGAAAAGTATTTTTAGACGAGCAAGAGGTTACGTCACAAGCTGTCATCAATGATAAACAGGTAGTGTTAACGCTGACTGAAAATCTGCCGGTGGGACTCCACACTGTGAAAGTAAGCGGCGCAGATCAATTAGGAAACACCAGTGAGTTCACATGGTCATTTACGGTAAAAGCACCTTTTACAGGCGGGCCGCATTTAAGAGGAACTACACATAATCATACGAACATTTCTCATGATGGTACGGGATCACCAGAGGATGCATTAAAGGCAGCAATCGCTCATGGTTATGACTGGTTTGCTTTTTCAGACCACTCTCATGATATCGATCCAGAAAAACTGGGATCTGATACGGTAGACCATAAAGGAAAGCCGGAAAGAACGGGCGGTACAGAATGGCAGCTGACTAAGGATCTTGCGAAGCAGTACTCTAATGACAACTTTTCTGTATTCCCGGCGTTTGAGATGACTTCTACGACTTGGGGACATTCAAACGTATTCGGTACGGAGAATTTTATAGACCGTAACCTAAACACAAAAATGTATCAGGATCTGAACAGCTATTATGCTTGGGTGTTAACATATGATGACGTTGCTGCACAGTTTAACCACCCTGATATGTCAGCTAATGCGTTCAACAATTTCATGCCATATGATAAAAATGTAGATAAGCTGTTCACGATGCTCGAAGTAGGAAACGGCTCTGGAAACTATGCTTATGCAAATGCGGATAAGAAATTTTACAGTGCATTAGACCTTGGATGGCATGTCGCACCTACGTTTGGTGAAGACAACCATGATGGAACTTGGGGGCAAACAATGAAACGGACAGTTATCGTTACAGATAACAACTCCCAGGCTTCATTATTACATGCGATGAAAAATCGCCGTGTTTATATGGAAGAAGACCCTAACTTTACACTTGATGTTTTAGCTAACGGAAAATACATGGGTTCAGTAGTAGACGGCAATACGATTACTTTTGATATTAAAGGATCAGACAACGTAGCTGAGTCCCGCAGTGTAAAAGGGTTCGAATTTTTGCCAGCAACCTATCAATCCAACGATGAGATTGAAAAAGTAGAGCTTTTAACGAATGGAGCTAAAGTTGTAGATTCTATCACTCCAGGCACAAAAGATTTCACCTGGAATCCAGAAATTACGGTTACTGGCGGCCAGCAATGGTTTGTAGTGAAAGTGACGCAAAAAGATGGAGAACGTATTTACAGCGCACCGATCTGGTCACAGGAAAAAGAGGTTGACGTACGTGTTAGCGGTGTTAATCTGACAGACGGAGTGGCAATCGTAGGGAACCCGGCTAACTTGTCTGCAGGAATCTCTAACTTAGGTACGAAGGATTTAACGAATTTAACGGTTAAATTTTATTATGATATAGAAGACGAAGCTCATTTAATCGGCAGCAAAGCAATTCCAAGCATTGCGGCTAAAAGTGTGCAGTCAGCCTCTGTAACATGGCAGAGCCCAATTAACGGTGAGCATAAAATCATTGCAGTCGTTGATACTCCAACCGGAGACGAGCCAGCGGACAATAAAGAGATTCTCGATGTAAACGTAAAAGAGTCTTTAGGAAAAACCGTTCTGATTGATGCGGCTCATAAAAATGAAAACACAACGACGGATACTGGAACATACAAAGACAATTTCAAAGCTTTCACAAAAATGGTTCAGCAGGAAGGCTACACGGTTGCTGAGAATAAAGCGCCGATTACAGCAGAAGTGCTGGCAAACGCAAGCATTTTAGTGATTACACATCCTTTCACAGCCTTAACAGCTGACGAAAAAACAGCGGTTGCTAACTATGTAAAAACTGGAGGATCACTCTTCCTCACTGATAAAAGTAACTATAACAACAATCCAGCTGTAAATAACGATATGTTGGAACAGATGGGTGCCACGGTTCAAATTAATAACGACCAAATTAACGATGACAGTAAGGATGGAAACTTCTGGACAGATCAAAAATATAAATTTGCTGTGAGACTGCATCCAGGTCTTGTTAAAAACAACCTTACAGACCGCGTTTCAACAGTAGAATATTATTCTGGAACGAGCCTAGAAAAAGTGGGTCATCAGCCTTTAACAGACAGTGACACAGTCACGATTCTCGCAAAGGGAAACGAAACCACATACCAAACTTCTGTTACAAGCGGATTTAATGTGTACGACATTGCTTCTGATGCAACTGGCGGATCTGCAATTCCGGCGATTGCAGCTGAAACAGTCGGACAAGGTCGCATCGTCGTTTCAGGAATGAACTTCGTGAACGATAAACAAATGGACGAGTCTTATAGTCCAAAAGGAAACAATGAACTCGGACTTAATGTGATCAACTGGCTTGCACAAAGAGAAATGAACCGTGTTACTTCAATCGGGGATGTTCGCAAAATGGCAGATGGCACACCTGCAGTAGTTGAAGGTACAGTTACAAGTGCAGCTGGATCCTTCTATGATGCTTTTTATGTAGAAGATGAAACGGGCGGAATCATGGCATTTAACGAAGTGCCGGACGGAAGCTTGAAGCTGGGCGATAAAGTAAGAATCTATGGCCATGTAAAAACATTTGAAAACAACAAAGAGCTTGAATTTGATAACTTTGCAATGGATGTTATCAAAATTGGAGAAGGAACACCTCTGATACCAAAAACGGTCACAACAATGGAGGCATCTCTTGAAGAAAATCAAGGACTTCTCATAAAAATAAATGGAAGAGTCGTTTCGAAATTTGATGAGAATTCGTACATTGTGAACGACGGTTCTGGTGACATTTTAGTATTTACTGACGGATATATTGTCAACCAAACAGGTCCTGTCCCTGCTCTTAATACTGGAGACTTTTTAGAAGCTGTAGGATTAAGCGGAAAATATGCAGGCGGAAACCGTATACGTGTGCGTGATACAAAAGAAGTAACTGGAACCGCTGATCTAGTAAAACCAGTGACAGAAGCTGCGACATCGCTAGAGCAGACGGATGGTCCATTTACAGAACCAGTGACTATTACATTCACAGCATCAGATGATAATTCTGGAGTTAAATCAACGCAATATCGCATCAATGAGCAGGAATGGATCGATTACACAGCACCATTCACGTTAAGTGAAGAAAGTGTTTATAAAATCGAGTACAGAAGCACAGACTTTGCAGGTAATATGGAAGATACTAAGGTACTAGAGTTTGAGATTAAGAGTCAGGTCGTTCCTGACACATCAGCACCTGTAACAACAGCAGTAACATCACCGGAGCTTACGGACAAACCGTTTACAGAACCAGTATTGGTAACATTGTCCGCTGAAGATGATGAATCAGGCGTGCAATCTACTCAATACCGCATAAACGAAAAAGAGTGGATCGATTATACAGCACCATTCACAGTGAGTGATGTGGGATCGTACAAAATCGAATATCGCAGTACAGATTTTGCGAACAATGTAGAAGATAGCAAAGTAACAGAGTTTGAAATTAAGAGTCCGGTGGTTCCCGATACGACAGCACCAACGACTACCGTTAAATTATCACCCGTGCAGACTGATAAGCTGTTTACAAAACCAGTAACAGTTACTTTAGCTGCTCAAGATGATAAGTCAGGAGTAATGTCTTCTGAATATCGTGTGAACGGGCAAGCTTGGAACACGTACAATGTACCATTCACAGTAAATAAGTCTGGTATATACAAAGTTGAATACCGTAGTACTGATCAAGCAGGTAATAAAGAGGTAACTAAAACAATAGAATTTACGATTGATATGGATGCTCCTGTAACTTCAGCGAAAACATCGCCAGTTTCAGAAGGAAACATTTTTGCGAAGCCTATAACGATCAGCTTGTCAGCAAAAGATGTTTTATCGGGTGTGAAATCTACGCAATACCGCATTGACGGAAAAGAGTGGAAAACGTACAGTACTCCATTCAAACTAGAGTCAGGGAAATATACAGTTGAGTATCGCAGTACGGATAAAGCAGGAAATGTTGAAAGTACCAAGTCGTTGTCAGTAACGGTAGATTCAACTGCACCAGTGACGACAGTAAAAACATCACCTGAAAAATCGGGGAATATTTTTAATCAGACTGTAACAGTAAAACTATCTGCGACTGATAAATTATCGGGTGTGAAATCAACTCAATACCGTATTGATGGAAAAGAGTGGAAAACGTACACTGCATCTTTCACACTGAAAACAGCAGGGAAATACAAGATTGAGTACCGCAGTACAGATAAAGCAGGAAATGTTGAAAGCACGAAATCATTGGCGCTTACGATTGATACTAAAGCGGCAGAGACTACAGCTAAGCTATCTCCTGTGAAAAAAGAAAATATCTATACGGAGCAAGTTACAATCACACTTACTGCTAAAGATGATTTGTCTGGAGTTAATTCCATTCATTATCGCATTAACGGACAATCATGGAAAACGTACAGTGCGGCCTTTAAGCTTAAAGAAATCGGAGAATACAAGATTGAGTACAGCAGTACTGATAAAGCGGGTAATATCGAAAAAACGAAATCCTTCAAATTAACGATAAAAGAATCTGAGGAAGCACGTAAAGCAAGAGAGAAGAAAGAAAAAGAAGCATTACAGAAAAAATCTTCTAAATCGCAAGCGGATTTAGACGAGAAATTAAATAATGAAAAGGACGCAAAAAAAGCCCTTGAGCAAATCAATAAAGATGCTTCCGCAATCAAGCCGGATAAAAATGATAAAGTAAGCCAAGATAAAGTGGCTGTTGTTCTCGGAAAATATCAAGCTGTCATCAATGAGTTTAACAAAGCCAAGAAATCTCAGGACAGCTACGATACAGTAATAGAAGCATATGTAAGATTGTATACAAACCTAAGCAAAGATAATGTATGCAGAGAGTCGCTTCTGGACCTTGTAAAGTACAACATTAAAACATCCAAACAAATGGATGAGATGATTAAAAAGGTAAAAGAAAAGAAAGTTGATGTAAAAGAACTTCAGAAAATATCTGATGAGCTGAAAAAGAAAGAAAAAGAGAAAGCTAAAAAGAAGTAA
- a CDS encoding MFS transporter produces the protein MAIWKRNLWVLWVGVFFTSASYSMVVPFLPLFLLQIGVHDHIEIWSGLIFSSAFLAGAIASPYWGMMADKYGRKPMIIRAGIFLFIIYTLTAFVTNAYQLIGLRIAQGLLTGYIPGAIALIGTNTPKKRVGYAMAMISTAGASGGIMGPLLGGGLAELFGNRWAFASGGFLSLISTLLVIFWVKEEKFTPSTEKGSVLKDLRVAAANKPFMSVLFLSIITGISVLTIEPVLPLHILKISGSSADNTALIAGIVFSLPGIASIIFAAYWGRMSDRIGFAKVLMIGLLGGGIGTIAQAWFDGIWGFSSVRFLYGIFFCGVFPALNGLIIQTTADEFRGRAFGLQQTATQIGAMLGPLIGGIIGGFFPVSMVFVITGLMLLAAMFMAYKFRANNENKELREASGA, from the coding sequence ATGGCGATTTGGAAGCGAAATTTATGGGTGCTGTGGGTCGGCGTTTTCTTCACTTCAGCCAGCTACTCCATGGTCGTTCCTTTTTTACCTCTTTTTCTTCTTCAAATTGGTGTTCATGACCACATTGAAATCTGGTCTGGTCTCATATTCAGTTCTGCGTTTTTAGCTGGTGCAATCGCCTCGCCGTATTGGGGTATGATGGCTGATAAATATGGAAGAAAACCGATGATCATCCGTGCCGGAATTTTTCTTTTCATCATTTATACATTAACCGCATTTGTGACAAATGCTTATCAGTTGATCGGATTGCGCATCGCACAAGGTCTCTTAACGGGATACATTCCAGGGGCGATTGCATTGATCGGAACGAATACTCCGAAAAAACGAGTCGGCTATGCGATGGCGATGATCTCGACTGCCGGAGCGTCTGGCGGAATCATGGGACCTCTCTTAGGCGGAGGTCTGGCGGAATTGTTCGGCAACCGCTGGGCATTTGCGAGCGGTGGGTTTTTATCATTAATCTCTACACTTTTGGTTATCTTTTGGGTGAAGGAAGAAAAATTTACACCGAGTACGGAAAAAGGGTCCGTTCTGAAAGACTTACGGGTCGCAGCGGCGAACAAGCCTTTTATGAGTGTTCTGTTTTTATCGATTATAACGGGAATTTCCGTTTTAACGATCGAGCCTGTACTTCCTCTTCATATTTTAAAAATCAGCGGATCTTCAGCCGATAACACGGCATTGATCGCAGGCATTGTTTTTTCATTGCCAGGTATCGCCAGTATAATTTTTGCCGCCTATTGGGGAAGGATGTCAGACCGGATCGGATTTGCGAAAGTGTTAATGATTGGATTGCTCGGCGGAGGAATTGGAACAATTGCTCAAGCTTGGTTCGATGGAATCTGGGGCTTCTCATCTGTTCGCTTTCTGTATGGAATTTTCTTTTGCGGAGTGTTTCCCGCCTTAAACGGGCTAATTATCCAGACTACCGCTGATGAGTTCAGGGGCCGTGCATTCGGATTACAGCAGACCGCAACTCAGATCGGGGCGATGCTCGGACCGCTGATCGGTGGAATCATCGGAGGATTTTTTCCGGTTTCAATGGTGTTCGTCATAACTGGATTGATGCTGTTGGCAGCGATGTTCATGGCGTATAAATTTAGAGCAAATAATGAGAATAAAGAGCTTAGGGAAGCTTCTGGTGCTTAG
- the mtnK gene encoding S-methyl-5-thioribose kinase has product MSRFSAYFLMNSSDVIEFVKEKLTIFQSDAELVCKEIGDGNLNYVFRVVDEKHGTSVIVKQAGHTARISDEFKLSTDRIRIESNVLQLQDQLSPGLVPTVYLFDEAMGCCVMEDLSEYTIMRTALLNHETFPAFADHITTFMVQNLLLTSDVVMEHKEKKRLVQNYINTELCEITEDLVYTEPFYDQNNRNDLTAGNEEWIRSTIYNDKELKLEAAKLKFSFMNHAQSLLHGDLHTGSIFISKDRTKVIDPEFAFYGPMGYDIGNVIANLFFAWANGRAHGNTEFTAWVEKTIEQVIDLFKEKFLTQWENHVTELTAKQPAFKEWYLQEVLADTAAVTGLELVRRIIGLAKVKDITSISDSDQRIEAERICLTAAISFIKKRALHSNGKDFIATMMEAEKMVKGSKVM; this is encoded by the coding sequence ATGTCGCGTTTTTCTGCGTATTTTTTAATGAATTCATCAGATGTTATAGAATTTGTAAAAGAAAAACTTACTATTTTCCAAAGTGATGCGGAGCTGGTATGTAAAGAGATCGGCGATGGAAACTTGAACTATGTGTTTCGTGTTGTGGATGAAAAGCACGGTACTTCAGTCATTGTTAAACAAGCCGGGCACACCGCTCGAATTTCGGATGAGTTCAAGCTTTCAACAGACCGCATCCGCATTGAATCCAATGTCCTTCAGCTGCAAGATCAATTATCGCCGGGATTGGTTCCGACTGTTTATTTGTTCGATGAAGCGATGGGATGCTGCGTAATGGAGGATCTTTCGGAGTATACGATTATGAGGACGGCGCTTCTCAACCATGAAACATTCCCGGCGTTTGCGGACCACATCACGACATTCATGGTGCAAAATCTGCTTTTAACTTCAGACGTGGTCATGGAACATAAAGAGAAAAAAAGACTTGTACAGAATTACATAAACACAGAGCTTTGTGAGATTACCGAAGACCTCGTGTACACGGAGCCATTTTACGATCAAAACAACAGAAATGATCTCACAGCCGGAAACGAAGAGTGGATTCGGTCTACCATTTATAACGATAAAGAATTAAAATTAGAAGCGGCAAAGCTTAAATTTAGTTTTATGAATCATGCGCAGTCTTTATTGCACGGTGATCTTCATACTGGTTCTATTTTTATCTCGAAAGACCGTACAAAAGTGATTGATCCAGAGTTTGCCTTTTATGGACCTATGGGGTATGACATCGGAAACGTAATAGCTAATCTTTTCTTTGCATGGGCAAACGGACGGGCTCACGGAAATACCGAATTTACCGCTTGGGTTGAAAAAACGATTGAACAGGTAATCGATCTATTTAAGGAAAAATTCCTCACTCAATGGGAGAACCATGTGACGGAACTGACAGCGAAACAGCCAGCTTTTAAAGAGTGGTACCTTCAAGAAGTTTTAGCAGATACAGCTGCTGTCACGGGTCTCGAACTCGTTAGAAGAATAATAGGATTGGCAAAAGTGAAAGATATTACGTCTATTTCAGACTCAGATCAACGAATCGAAGCTGAGCGTATTTGTTTAACCGCAGCAATTTCGTTTATTAAAAAACGTGCCCTTCATTCAAACGGGAAAGATTTTATTGCAACGATGATGGAAGCAGAAAAAATGGTGAAAGGCTCAAAGGTGATGTAA
- the mtnA gene encoding S-methyl-5-thioribose-1-phosphate isomerase — translation MTEQLIPIQWKDGELILLDQTTLPNEIRYDSYQTIESVWDAIVTMKVRGAPAIGVSAAYGLYLGVKNAPENSCDEFFAILKEKSDYLATSRPTAVNLFWALERMEEKANSLAHLKVSEIKNELLQEAIAIHKEDEEINRMIGEHLLTLLSDGMGILTHCNAGALATTKYGTATSPMYLAKEKGWDIKVYADETRPRLQGSTLTALELQRAGIDVTVITDNMAAMVMSQGKIQAVIVGCDRVAANGDAANKIGTMGVAILAKNFDIPFYVAAPTPTIDLRTPTGKEIPIEERGEEEVTNRFGVYTAPKGVKVYNPAFDVTPNEFITAIVTEKGIVQAPYEENLQKLFKGAPDAITT, via the coding sequence ATGACAGAACAATTAATACCGATTCAGTGGAAAGACGGCGAGCTCATCTTGCTCGACCAAACAACTCTTCCAAACGAAATACGATATGATTCCTATCAAACCATCGAAAGTGTGTGGGATGCGATTGTAACGATGAAAGTGCGCGGTGCTCCGGCAATCGGTGTGTCAGCCGCATACGGACTTTATTTAGGAGTAAAAAATGCTCCAGAAAACAGCTGCGACGAATTTTTCGCAATCCTAAAAGAAAAATCCGATTATCTCGCGACTTCAAGACCAACAGCGGTCAACCTTTTTTGGGCATTAGAGCGTATGGAAGAGAAAGCGAACTCGCTTGCTCATTTAAAAGTTTCCGAGATCAAAAACGAACTTCTTCAAGAAGCGATCGCCATTCATAAAGAAGACGAAGAGATCAACCGCATGATCGGTGAACATCTCCTAACCCTTTTATCCGATGGAATGGGCATCTTAACGCACTGCAATGCTGGGGCGCTTGCCACTACGAAGTATGGAACGGCGACTTCTCCGATGTACCTTGCAAAAGAAAAAGGCTGGGACATCAAAGTTTACGCTGATGAAACACGTCCGCGCCTCCAAGGATCAACACTAACTGCACTGGAACTTCAAAGAGCGGGAATCGATGTTACAGTGATTACAGATAACATGGCGGCGATGGTCATGTCACAAGGTAAAATTCAGGCAGTTATCGTCGGTTGTGACCGAGTGGCAGCGAATGGTGATGCTGCGAATAAAATCGGTACGATGGGTGTCGCCATTTTAGCGAAAAACTTTGATATTCCTTTTTACGTAGCGGCACCAACACCAACGATCGATCTCCGGACACCGACAGGCAAGGAAATTCCGATTGAAGAACGCGGGGAGGAAGAAGTGACGAACCGCTTTGGCGTCTACACTGCACCAAAAGGCGTAAAGGTATATAACCCGGCGTTTGATGTGACTCCAAACGAATTCATCACAGCAATCGTTACGGAAAAAGGAATCGTTCAGGCACCATACGAAGAAAATCTGCAAAAACTGTTTAAAGGAGCACCTGATGCTATTACAACATGA
- a CDS encoding L-fuculose-phosphate aldolase: MLLQHEREQVVYYCQQMIQRGLTKGTGGNISIFNRDSGLIAISPSGIDYDVMTAEDVVVVDLDGEAMDGDRKPSSELSMHSIFYKRRDDINAVVHTHSPFATTISAMRWDLPAVSYLVAHAGRDVRCAEYASFGTPELAENAFNAMENRKAVLLANHGFLSGAQNIANAFNIAEEIEFCCEIYYRTKCIGEPVILDDEEMELMTEKFKEYGQKTTS; encoded by the coding sequence ATGCTATTACAACATGAACGTGAACAAGTCGTCTATTACTGCCAGCAAATGATTCAGCGCGGACTCACAAAAGGAACGGGCGGGAACATTAGTATTTTTAATCGTGATAGTGGATTGATCGCGATCAGCCCAAGCGGAATCGACTATGATGTGATGACGGCTGAAGATGTGGTCGTTGTGGATTTAGACGGCGAGGCCATGGATGGTGACCGTAAACCATCAAGCGAATTATCGATGCACTCCATTTTTTATAAGCGAAGAGATGACATCAACGCGGTCGTTCACACACATTCACCGTTCGCAACAACGATATCCGCTATGCGTTGGGATCTTCCAGCCGTTTCTTACCTCGTGGCACACGCTGGCAGAGATGTCCGTTGCGCCGAGTATGCGAGTTTCGGAACGCCGGAACTTGCAGAAAATGCGTTTAACGCAATGGAAAACCGCAAGGCGGTATTGCTGGCGAATCATGGTTTCCTTTCAGGCGCACAGAACATAGCCAACGCATTTAACATCGCAGAAGAAATCGAGTTCTGCTGTGAAATTTATTACCGGACGAAATGCATTGGCGAACCCGTTATTTTAGATGATGAAGAAATGGAACTCATGACAGAAAAATTCAAAGAATACGGGCAGAAAACCACATCTTAA